Proteins encoded in a region of the Drosophila gunungcola strain Sukarami chromosome 3L unlocalized genomic scaffold, Dgunungcola_SK_2 000005F, whole genome shotgun sequence genome:
- the LOC128259558 gene encoding probable chitinase 2 — MTLNRGEAPQLWLLLLLASISGTLWASVAARTGPSHDKVVVCYISTWAVYRPEQGAYAIDNFDPNLCTHVVYAFAGLDLTQAAIKSLDPWQDLKEEYGKGGYEKLTGLKRSHPHLKVSLAIGGWNEGSANYSILVANSLLRGRFVKQVSSFVRKYGFDGLDLDWEYPTQRKGKPADRENFVLLTKELREEFDEHGLLLTSAIGAAKKVIDEAYDVRQISRYLDYLHIMCYDYHGSWDQRVGYNAPLSAAADDPLSVQFSIDYLLKLGAPPEKLVMGLPFYGRTFKTVAEGNLNDNSDGVGFKGPYTREDGFLGYNEICKTLSNQTSGWTRQWDPKTSQVLAKSERNIFTQEVNVVTYDSSRSIANKVLFAMSKRLAGVMVWSVDTDDFLGNCKLDEDTYDDFRKVTAAPRRVSQNYPLLRTINEATVLAVDELAVPEPQPDDSENEIPHGSIADRKNAAASVVSLGLVSTAIFMLLHRITQ, encoded by the exons ATGACGCTGAATAGGGGGGAAGCACCGcagctgtggctgctcctccTACTGGCCTCCATTTCGGGCACTTTATGGGCTTCAGTGGCCGCCAGGACAG GACCCTCCCATGATAAGGTGGTGGTTTGCTACATTTCCACATGGGCTGTTTACCGGCCGGAGCAGGGCGCCTATGCCATCGACAACTTCGATCCAAACCTGTGCACCCATGTAGTGTACGCATTCGCTGGTCTGGACCTCACCCAGGCAGCCATCAAGTCCTTGG ATCCGTGGCAGGACCTTAAGGAGGAGTACGGCAAGGGCGGCTACGAGAAGCTGACCGGCCTGAAGCGCAGTCATCCGCATCTGAAGGTCAGCCTGGCTATCGGCGGTTGGAACGAGGGCTCGGCCAATTACTCCATCCTGGTGGCCAACAGCCTGCTGCGCGGCAGGTTCGTCAAGCAGGTGTCCAGTTTTGTACGCAAGTACGGCTTCGATGGTCTGGATCTGGACTGGGAGTACCCGACGCAGCGGAAGGGAAAGCCCGCCGATCGCGAGAACTTCGTCCTGCTGACCAAGGAGTTGCGCGAGGAGTTCGACGAGCATGGCCTGCTCCTAACCTCGGCCATCGGGGCGGCCAAGAAGGTCATCGACGAGGCCTACGACGTGCGGCAGATCTCCCGCTACCTGGACTACCTGCACATCATGTGCTACGACTACCACGGCAGCTGGGACCAGAGGGTGGGCTACAACGCCCCGCTCTCGGCGGCCGCCGATGATCCCCTCAGTGTG CAATTCTCCATTGACTACCTGTTGAAGCTGGGTGCTCCGCCCGAGAAACTGGTGATGGGTCTGCCCTTCTACGGCCGCACTTTCAAGACGGTGGCCGAGGGCAATCTGAACGACAACAGCGATGGAGTTGGCTTCAAGGGTCCTTACACGCGCGAGGATGGATTCCTGGGCTACAATGAGATCTGTAAGACGCTGAGCAACCAAACCTCCGGATGGACTCGCCAGTGGGATCCAAAAACTAGCCAGGTGCTGGCCAAATCGGAGCGGAACATCTTCACCCAGGAGGTGAATGTGGTGACCTACGACAGCTCGCGTTCCATTGCCAACAAAGTGCTGTTTGCCATGTCCAAACGACTGGCGGGTGTTATGGTGTGGTCCGTGGACACAGATGATTTCCTGGGCAACTGCAAGCTGGATGAGGATACCTACGACGATTTCCGTAAAGTGACTGCAGCGCCGCGAAGAGTGAGCCAGAATTATCCCTTGCTAAGGACCATCAATGAGGCCACCGTTCTGGCCGTGGATGAGCTGGCTGTTCCGGAACCGCAGCCAGATGACTCCGAGAACGAGATCCCGCACGGCAGCATTGCGGATCGGAAGAATGCCGCAGCTTCTGTGGTCAGTTTGGGTCTGGTGTCCACCGCCATCTTCATGCTGCTGCACCGGATCACCCAGTGA